A window of Phycodurus eques isolate BA_2022a chromosome 5, UOR_Pequ_1.1, whole genome shotgun sequence contains these coding sequences:
- the LOC133402752 gene encoding uncharacterized protein LOC133402752: MYAVTLLAIVLPGFLSFSSSDKDMCDLYAAVGQTMELPFVYNQLANTDVLSWTHNGTIVFNREQTRVSVGKQEDVSQTGSLLLKNLNLSSGGWYQATVRHPNRTLVTLWTSRLCTMDKVSQPRLSYFCDLKIGFVNLSCHVANPQDLSFSWTVDDINLLGATKQTLNVSLDKEKNFACRVKNRFSTERSDTVRPVCKNPPPTSPATTPVLLCFTSKTIIAVLGGGAAVFLLLLVILAMLCQRQGRGKSDMCVSGKGDLRMVSVKQQRPERSSPDYETMNPADFPTSAFPEPLSRTCHTSASTPSESLPQLHQAAAREPSPVPKPRTKNPQTPNMSTSLKSLH, from the coding sequence ATGTATGCTGTCACGCTCCTAGCGATCGTTCTGCCTGGATTCTTGTCGTTCTCCTCCTCCGACAAGGACATGTGCGACTTGTACGCGGCAGTTGGACAAACGATGGAGCTTCCATTTGTTTACAACCAGCTGGCCAACACGGACGTGCTGAGCTGGACTCACAACGGCACCATCGTTTTCAACCGGGAGCAAACCAGAGTGTCTGTCGGAAAGCAGGAGGACGTCTCTCAGACCGGTTCTCTTCTGCTGAAGAACTTGAATCTCTCCAGTGGGGGCTGGTACCAGGCCACCGTCCGCCATCCAAACCGTACCCTGGTGACGCTGTGGACCAGCCGTCTCTGCACGATGGACAAGGTGTCACAACCGCGGCTCAGTTACTTCTGCGACCTGAAAATCGGATTTGTCAATCTCAGCTGCCACGTGGCGAATCCTCAAGACTTATCCTTTTCGTGGACCGTTGACGATATCAACTTATTGGGTGCGACCAAGCAGACTTTGAACGTATCCCTGGACAAGGAAAAGAATTTCGCATGTAGGGTGAAGAACAGATTTAGCACAGAGAGGAGTGACACTGTTCGTCCAGTCTGTAAAAACCCACCCCCGACTTCACCAGCAACAACACCGGTTCTGCTTTGTTTTACTTCTAAAACGATCATCGCGGTGCTGGGGGGAGGAGCGGCtgtgtttcttcttctgctcGTCATCCTCGCCATGTTGTGTCAACGCCAAGGACGTGGCAAAAGCGACATGTGTGTCTCGGGCAAAGGGGACCTCAGGATGGTTTCTGTAAAACAGCAGAGACCTGAGCGCAGCAGCCCAGATTACGAGACCATGAACCCCGCCGACTTTCCTACGTCCGCGTTTCCAGAACCTTTATCCAGAACTTGTCATACGAGTGCTTCTACGCCCAGTGAAAGCCTTCCACAGCTGCACCAAGCGGCTGCCAGAGAACCCTCACCGGTCCCAAAGCCCAGGACCAAAAACCCGCAGACACCAAACATGTCAACCTCTTTAAAGTCATTACAttga